The Anabas testudineus chromosome 11, fAnaTes1.2, whole genome shotgun sequence genome has a segment encoding these proteins:
- the npvf gene encoding pro-FMRFamide-related neuropeptide VF — protein MLTTVFLSALLVLGAAADLQVYRKSIHGDKTLLSSDDGRHTVRKQPHQQTKSEIRRSLDLESFNIHVTPATSKMSLPTVIKLYPPTAKPLHLHANMPMRFGRWSDTGDDRAPNSNPNMPQRFGRAWEVTRTCVKCHDIREAPNPVLPQRFGRNLPYWSLLRTLASEQLLNSDLHWPEGFDFPTSSEEVEMEEKTFQG, from the exons ATGTTGacaacagtgtttctgtcagCACTCCTGGTGcttggagcagcagcagacctccAGGTCTACAGGAAGTCAATCCACGGTGATAAAACTTTGTTGAGCAGCGATGACGGAAGACACACAGTGAGGAAACAGCCGCACCAACAG ACAAAAAGTGAAATTCGCAGGAGTTTGGATCTCGAGAGCTTCAACATACACGTGACCCCTGCAACCAGCAAAATGAGTCTCCCGACCGTCATCAAGCTCTACCCCCCCACTGCCAAACCACTCCACCTGCACGCCAACATGCCCATGCGCTTCGGGAGGTGGAGCGACACCGGTGACGACAGGGCGCCAAACTCAAACCCCAACATGCCGCAGAGGTTTGGGAGGGCTTGGGAAGTGACTCGAACGTGTGTCAAGTGTCATGACATCCGAGAGGCGCCAAACCCAGTGCTGCCCCAGAGATTCGGGAGAAATTTACCATACTGGAGCCTTCTTAGGACTCTGGCCAGTGAACAGTTATTGAACAGTGACTTGCACTG GCCAGAAGGGTTTGATTTTCCAACCAGCTCAGAAGAagtggagatggaggaaaaaactTTTCAAGGATGA